Proteins co-encoded in one Stomoxys calcitrans chromosome 5, idStoCalc2.1, whole genome shotgun sequence genomic window:
- the LOC106080721 gene encoding odorant receptor 59a-like, giving the protein MSAPLLPNAKVNSLEFFHINWNVWKMLGLQIFKRDVHTLQRLAVSRAYFAWSIAANFMGTILFPIHLAMGIYESRNKSELFNSISISITSIGATIKFFLMASKMKQIAQMEALTQVLDARVTHPEELWHYQNRIRLNIFNIQRMFSILYSGVAASVAALYLSSGERRLIYPGWLPFEWRQSSGFYALAILYQLFGFIFQISQTYTNDSFAPKSLCLLSAHIELLYKRVSRIGFEGPNEDGGGSKAALQQEEDKLNLCVLDQINLYE; this is encoded by the coding sequence ATGTCCGCGCCTCTTCTGCCCAATGCCAAGGTAAATAGTCTGGAATTTTTCCATATTAACTGGAACGTATGGAAAATGCTAGGCTTGCAGATCTTCAAGAGAGACGTCCATACTCTACAACGTCTGGCGGTAAGCCGTGCATATTTTGCTTGGAGCATTGCTGCTAATTTCATGGGTACCATCTTATTTCCCATTCATCTGGCTATGGGAATTTATGAAAGTCGTAATAAATCCGAATTATTCAACAGCATATCGATAAGCATAACCAGCATAGGGGCCACCATCAAATTCTTTTTAATGGCCAGCAAAATGAAGCAAATAGCCCAAATGGAGGCACTCACACAAGTGCTAGACGCTCGGGTGACGCACCCCGAAGAATTGTGGCATTATCAGAATCGTATACGTCTCAATATATTCAATATCCAACGCATGTTCTCAATTCTGTATAGCGGTGTTGCAGCCTCTGTAGCTGCTTTATATTTGTCCAGTGGAGAACGCCGTCTCATCTACCCCGGATGGCTACCGTTTGAGTGGCGACAGTCGTCTGGTTTCTATGCTCTGGCTATTCTCTATCAGCTCTTTGGTTTCATCTTTCAAATCTCGCAGACTTATACGAATGACAGTTTTGCACCCAAATCCTTGTGTCTGCTATCGGCGCACATTGAACTTTTGTACAAGCGAGTGTCCCGCATAGGATTTGAGGGTCCAAACGAAGACGGTGGTGGAAGCAAAGCAGCCCTGCAGCAAGAGGAGGACAAATTAAATCTATGTGTCTTGGATCAAATTAATTTGTATGAGTAA
- the LOC106080722 gene encoding odorant receptor 59a-like translates to MSSSILPTAKINSLEFFHINWKVWKIIGLRLFKRDVHTQQRLPVSRLYLSWSNEANFVVTILFPIHLSMGIFDNKSKLFDGLNVTITSIGATVKFFLMASKMKQIAQMEALIQVLDARVTHLEELEHYRTRIRLNILNIQRMYLSLYSGIGVALAASILFSKERRLLYPGWLPFDWRTSTGYYALAMLYQLFGFAIQISQTFSNDSFAPKTLCILSAHIELLYKRVSRIGFDGPYAGDSGSKAALVQQEEELKQCVLDQINLYELYKTIQDIISWAMVIQLLVSVLNNCVAMVALLFFATELFDRIYYSIYIVGLAMQLFPSCYYGSDFVLLFEKLHYAVFSCNWIGQSKSFKRHMMIFTERSLRQTMALAGGMFPIHLDTFFATAKATYSLFALIITIK, encoded by the exons ATGTCCTCATCTATTCTGCCTACAGCCAAAATAAATAGTTTGGAATTTTTCCATATTAACTGGAAAGTATGGAAAATTATTGGCTTGCGGTTATTCAAAagggatgttcacactcaacaaCGTCTACCTGTGAGCCGTTTATACCTCTCGTGGAGTAATGAAGCTAATTTTGTGGTCACAATCCTATTTCCCATACATCTTTCAATGGgaatttttgataataaatcaAAACTGTTCGACGGTCTAAATGTTACCATCACCAGCATAGGAGCCACAGTCAAGTTCTTTTTAATGGCCAGCAAAATGAAGCAAATAGCCCAAATGGAGGCTCTCATACAAGTGCTCGATGCTCGGGTGACACATCTGGAAGAATTGGAGCATTATCGTACGCGCATACGTCTGAATATATTGAATATCCAACGAATGTACCTTTCACTGTATAGTGGCATTGGGGTAGCATTAGCTGCTTCAATTCTATTCAGCAAAGAACGACGTCTACTCTACCCAGGATGGCTGCCTTTTGATTGGCGAACTTCGACAGGCTACTATGCTCTGGCTATGCTCTATCAGCTTTTTGGTTTCGCCATTCAAATATCGCAGACATTTAGCAATGACAGCTTTGCACCCAAAACCTTGTGCATTCTGTCGGCTCACATTGAACTTTTATACAAGAGAGTGTCCCGCATTGGTTTTGATGGTCCCTATGCAGGAGATTCTGGTAGCAAAGCAGCCCTAGTGCAGCAGGAGGAGGAATTAAAACAATGTGTGTTGGATCAAATTAATTTGTATGA GCTCTACAAAACCATTCAGGACATCATATCCTGGGCCATGGTTATACAGCTTCTGGTCTCGGTACTAAATAATTGTGTGGCAATGGTGGCTTTGTTGTTCTTTGCAACTGAGTTATTTGATCGCATCTACTACTCCATCTACATTGTAGGTCTGGCTATGCAGCTTTTTCCCTCCTGCTATTATGGCAGTGATTTTGTGCTGCTCTTTGAAAAACTCCACTATGCTGTGTTCTCGTGCAATTGGATTGGCCAATCGAAGAGTTTCAAGCGCCACATGATGATATTCACGGAGAGGTCTTTGCGTCAGACTATGGCATTGGCCGGTGGCATGTTTCCCATACATTTGGATACCTTTTTTGCCACAGCCAAAGCGACATATTCGCTATTTGCGCTTAtcataacaataaaataa
- the LOC106080720 gene encoding odorant receptor 59a-like, with amino-acid sequence MSSPTTKVNSLEFFHINWKVWKIIGLRLFKRDVHTQQRLPVSRLYLSWCIAANFAVTILFPIHLSLGIFDDKSKLFDGLNVTVTSIGATVKFFLMASKMKQIAQMEALIQVLDARVTHLEELEHYRTRIRLNILNIQRMYLSLYSGIGVALAASILFSKERRLLYPGWLPFDWRTSTGYYALAMLYQFFGFAIQISQTFSNDSFAPKTLCILSAHIELLYKRVSRIGFDGPYAGDSGSKAALVQQEEELKRCVLDQINLYE; translated from the coding sequence ATGTCCTCGCCCACAACCAAGGTAAATAGTTTGGAATTTTTCCATATTAACTGGAAGGTATGGAAAATTATTGGCTTGCGGTTATTCAAAagggatgttcacactcaacaaCGTCTACCCGTGAGCCGTTTATACCTCTCGTGGTGTATTGCAGCGAATTTTGCTGTGACCATCTTATTTCCCATTCATTTGTCATTGGGAATTTTTGATGATAAATCAAAACTGTTCGACGGTCTAAATGTTACTGTCACCAGCATAGGGGCCACAGTCAAGTTCTTTTTAATGGCCAGCAAAATGAAGCAAATAGCCCAAATGGAAGCTCTCATACAAGTGCTCGATGCTCGGGTGACACATCTGGAAGAATTGGAACATTATCGGACGCGCATACGTCTGAATATACTGAATATCCAGCGAATGTACCTTTCACTGTATAGTGGCATTGGGGTAGCTTTAGCCGCTTCAATTCTATTCAGCAAAGAACGCCGTCTACTCTACCCAGGTTGGTTGCCTTTTGATTGGCGAACTTCGACAGGGTACTATGCTTTGGCTATGCTCTATCAGTTTTTTGGTTTTGCCATTCAAATATCGCAGACATTTAGCAATGACAGCTTTGCACCCAAAACCTTATGCATTCTGTCGGCTCACATTGAACTTTTATACAAGAGAGTGTCCCGCATTGGTTTTGATGGTCCTTATGCAGGAGATTCTGGCAGCAAAGCAGCCCTAGTGCAGCAGGAGGAGGAACTGAAACGATGTGTTTTGGATCAAATTAATTTGTATGAGTAA